DNA sequence from the Coffea eugenioides isolate CCC68of chromosome 9, Ceug_1.0, whole genome shotgun sequence genome:
AGAAGGGGCTGATCTCGAATACTGAAAAAGTTGCAAAATGAATCAATTGAATTTTAAGGGAAGTTTTACTTCTTCTTCACCATATTCGTTCCCCCCTTCCTCCATTCTGATTTCCCTCCTTAAGTGTTGAATTGTGTGGTCTCAATCTTGACGGAATTTATTTCCATTCGTCCATTTTTTCTGATGACAATTGGTGACGTGTCTTCATTTTCAGTGATGAATGAAATGCACAACTACTATTAGTCTATGACCTGTTCGCGGAACTCCACCTAATTGTCAGTTCCATTCGCGGAACTCCACCTAATTGTCAGTTCCAAGCAGCCAGGCATCACTCAAAAGACCAAAATGGACAAACTTCAGGCCTGTTTGGCAAATAAGTTTTTAGCCAAATTTGTCTACTAcaagtttttttaaaactttagctATAATAATGtcaaaaaacttatcaaaatttttaaactacacatttcaaaatatctagaaatttacacacttaaaaaaattttcctacaacttttacagtaagttacagtaaagtttcAGACAAATACCCAAAAACCCTTATTTGCCAAACAGGGACAATTTGCATcaaagtaaaaatttttcttcactggctaagaaaattgtgttttaacttgTTATTAAGAAAGATTAAGGTCACCATAGACTTCCATTTTCCAATCAAAGAGACCGCAAAAGACAGAGGCAGAGACTCAAAATAAAGTAATAACTATTTCTTTTACAAATACACGTTTTAGTGTAGAACCTATCACACTTCAACTATCCAACACTATGTATACCTGTACAGAAAACacgtggttttttttttttaaatgaaactACAAATTACTTAATAACTATAACTATCAGAAATACCTCTTTTCTCCCAGTTAGTTAACTGAAATATCTGTACACAGAAAACCCGCAAATTACTGGAGACCCCAAGGCATCAGCTTTGACAATGCTGCAAGGACAAGATTAAATTTCAGCCTTCTTGCTGGAACAAATTGTATTCTGAGCTAGACTCGTTCTTTGCAACCTGCATGTCATTAATGCATCCTTGATTAGCTAAATGAATTAAAGAAGCATTTTCCTTAGTTTCATTTGCTTACATAAACTCATTTGCTTACATAAACAGGAAACAATCAAATGAAATTTATACCTCagccaccaaaaaaaaaaaaagcactgaGTGAACATCCTACGGTTCAGACAGGCAGCACACTGATGCTATCAGTATACAATTGTAACCATTGTAAACCTGAAACTGTTTCCTACAAGTAACCATTCAGGAGAAGATCCCCTTTAGCTCGTCACCACAATAAGCAACAACTGCCAGGGTGCAGATTTCCAACAAAATACATATGGAAAGAGATTTTACCATGCTGGttcaagaaaaattaatttctaGAGTCTGACTCTTATGAAGATCAAGCCTGAATGATAAATAGAATGagaaaaatgaatatttcaagCATGCTGCAGAAAGTGCTAGTAAGCCTAAATTCTAAGGCTAAACCACCTTTTGTATCAGGTATGAATTGTCATCAAGCTAAGAAAGGATACTTGCCTAGCTAAACACAACCCACACATTCTATTCATTGTCTAATAAAACATGAACATTCTATAGAAAAGGAATGTGTTTCAAAAACTGAACTGTTTCCCTAAATATATTACGTCAAGTGCAACTCAAATAAGTAATTGCCTCAAAATCCTATGCTCTGTTTGGAtgggagtgtttttcaaaaactagtttttcaaatacaataaaaatttttaaaaagtactctaaaaggtaatctaaaaattagtttaaaattttttaaaattttaaaaaatatctcaaaatatattctagggAAATTCTTTCTTACGgcttaaatatcccaaaaatattttctaaaaaatattccaaaatatactctaaaaccTCTGCTACAgccaaaagtttttcaaaaacaagctGCTAAAGAATCCTAGTTCTTGCAACTCAATAAGTAAACGGCCCTCAAAATGCCTAGTTCTTCCAAGTTCTTGCCTAATCTTCATAAGTGGGAACAAGTGCTATATTTCCAGTTACTGGTGTATCGAAGTCAAATAGCAAAACTTTACACACACAGTGTGGTTCCCTCTTCAGTTTAGTTTCCCTTGCTGAAGAGGCATCGCGCTCCGGCAGGCATAAAAAGAATTATGGATACAGCAGTTCACCTAGAGGTATTCTGTTGTAATTGCATTACATAACCTTAGTGCTTTAATTAGAATCTTTTTCACATATCCAAAAccaaaaagttaaaaattaaaaacaccGCTATTTGGAATATGGGCAATGGAACCCAACTATAACTACAACCCAGGTTGAGACCATGGAGTTTACGTAACCTCACGCCCAATATTCTAGAATGTAAAGAAGATGCAAAGCCTTCCAGCAAATGAAAACCAACCCTCAGGCGCGTGCTAGTTGAATTGGAAGCCATCCCACAGGGAAGAACTGAAACAAGACTGGTCCAAAGAACAGGATCATTTAAGGAATCAATAGAGTTGTAGTTGGTCACAAGTGGAGCAGTCAGTAAGGGAGTTAGTGGGTAAACATTTCTTGGAACGGGTAATCCTCCAGTCATCCCAAGTCCAGCTCCAACTCTCTCATTTCCACCATCATGACTACATTTTTCAACCCCCTTGCCGTAGTCCTTTTTGTTAataacatttttatcttcattttcatcattctCATCTATTGCTTTCTTCTTCAATCCTTTTTCTTGTAAGCTCTTAAATGCTGCGGATTGTGACAAAATGCTCATAGCAGACACAGCACCTTTTCGGTGTTTTCCTTCTTGAGGCACACCCAATCGTGGCATCTCATAGGGTTCAGTGGGCTTAGCTGTCAGTTCTACAGATTTAAGTTCACTGCTCATGTCTTCACCAGGGCGATATGATGTTTCCTCTGATGATTTAGCGTGTGGATCTACTTGACGTGGTTTATTGGTCCCCCACCACTTGATATAAGTGGTCAAATCAAACTTCCTATCAATGCAAAAGCCACCAATATATTCATTTTCTGCTGTTGCATCATCAGCTGCACCTGATAGAGGAGAGGAATGCCAATAATTTGGTAACCAAACCACAAACTAAAACCTAAGAAGTTTAGGTAGGCAGAACACTATGAAACCTATAGATCTGTAGAAGATTTTTTCCTAGtaacccgaaaatttttttcTCCAATGTCTAAATTTAGTCACCATATCGAATGCTGGTGAAGTAATCAGCCCCAGAAAACTGACCAAATTGTGGATCCCATCGGCTGCATACACAAACAAACAATAAAACAGAAGGAAAACAACATTAAAAACACATCCAAACATGAGtaaatacacacacacaaatatatattatatacacCACTGAGAAACCAATGATGGCAATCTCTGATAACATAAGCTTTCAGACAATACATTTGCCTCAAGCTAAAAAACAGTAACTTATGGCTCACATAATACTAAATAAAAGCCAATGTCAAAAATCTAGTTTATGCATTTGTACCTTGAAAGAGGACGATATTTGGAGACTCCTCTTGAGAAGCCACTACTCTTTCTGCAGAAAAGCATGTCATAAGGAGCATGTCATAAGGAACATTACAATTATTCTAGTATAACATATACAAGGTATACAAACCTTCGAAGGGATGCGAGATAGTCTTCTCTTGAGAAATTTTGCATCTCTTCAAGGTCCCTTGTATAGTCAGTAACCTATACAGCATATGAATAGGAATGATTCTCACAAGAATAACTCCAGCAGTACATGATATTGTGCTCTTAAATGAAGGTCTCTAAATGTACACTATCAGATTTGACAGGAAAAGAAGAGTAAAActattcttccttttcttttgggagATGGGGATTTTCCTTTTACATTCATTTATAAGAAAACTAGTCCGTGGCATCATACTGGAAAATTAATGAGTGTTCCAGGGCCCCAGTATTTCAAGGCAGCAAGATCATATGCTCTGGCTGCTGCCTCCTCATCATCATATGCACCTATAGGCATCATATTTGTTAAAGTTAATAGAGGTGGATATCACATTCAGTTTGAACTTTAAAAAGACAAAGACTACCAGTGAAACTGCATACCCAGGTAAACTGCCCATGAGAATCAATCACCAACCAGTATCCATATTTCCATGCAACAGAAGAGTTGGACAAAAGGTCAGGTCAGAATTTAAATGAGAGGTTCAGATAGTGATTTTTTAAATGCTAATAGAAACAAATCTACATGTACATCTATATAGATAAGCAGAAAATAAAAACCTTGCTTTccctttttat
Encoded proteins:
- the LOC113782119 gene encoding AP2-like ethylene-responsive transcription factor At2g41710 translates to MASSSSRPPPGKVETGGCSSSGGGGGGGETSEAVAAAATGAVMVGPIPGGGGAGDELAMYRGLKKAKKERGCTAKERISKMPPCTAGKRSSIYRGVTRHRWTGRYEAHLWDKSTWNQNQNKKGKQVYLGAYDDEEAAARAYDLAALKYWGPGTLINFPVTDYTRDLEEMQNFSREDYLASLRRKSSGFSRGVSKYRPLSSRWDPQFGQFSGADYFTSIRYGAADDATAENEYIGGFCIDRKFDLTTYIKWWGTNKPRQVDPHAKSSEETSYRPGEDMSSELKSVELTAKPTEPYEMPRLGVPQEGKHRKGAVSAMSILSQSAAFKSLQEKGLKKKAIDENDENEDKNVINKKDYGKGVEKCSHDGGNERVGAGLGMTGGLPVPRNVYPLTPLLTAPLVTNYNSIDSLNDPVLWTSLVSVLPCGMASNSTSTRLRVGFHLLEGFASSLHSRILGVRLRKLHGLNLGCSYSWVPLPIFQIAVFLIFNFLVLDM